Proteins encoded together in one Ipomoea triloba cultivar NCNSP0323 chromosome 4, ASM357664v1 window:
- the LOC116017034 gene encoding E3 ubiquitin-protein ligase RHA2A, producing the protein MGLQNQLTDVSTESIPILIVALLANAVAYLRSLVFSLLRLVGLASRFDPDRIDDTLYDAVGSGLAGVIVLAEQLNLNRVFSYRLQGAGPEAAACPNCVVCLDRLGDGDHVRKLDCRHVFHKECFDGWLDQLKFNCPICRFPLVSEESVSLTRQRVAGDVLAWFSLR; encoded by the coding sequence atggGTTTACAGAACCAACTCACCGACGTTTCCACCGAatcgattccgattctcatcGTGGCGCTCCTCGCCAACGCCGTCGCCTACCTCCGCTCCCTCGTCTTCTCTCTCCTCCGCCTCGTCGGCCTCGCGTCGCGGTTCGATCCTGACCGCATCGACGACACGCTCTACGACGCGGTTGGTTCTGGCTTGGCCGGAGTCATTGTGCTGGCCGAGCAGTTGAATTTGAATCGAGTGTTTTCGTACCGGTTGCAGGGAGCCGGTCCGGAGGCCGCCGCCTGCCCTAATTGCGTCGTTTGCCTGGACCGCCTCGGCGACGGCGACCACGTCCGGAAGCTGGACTGCAGGCACGTCTTCCATAAGGAGTGCTTCGATGGCTGGCTTGACCAGCTCAAGTTCAATTGCCCTATCTGCCGGTTTCCGCTCGTCTCCGAGGAGAGCGTGTCCCTCACGCGCCAGCGCGTTGCCGGAGACGTCTTGGCGTGGTTCTCCTTGCGGTGA